From the Vicia villosa cultivar HV-30 ecotype Madison, WI unplaced genomic scaffold, Vvil1.0 ctg.001248F_1_1_3, whole genome shotgun sequence genome, one window contains:
- the LOC131634194 gene encoding uncharacterized protein LOC131634194, producing MDQWNKLRFQDYKTLIAYNSAMHQITAKLEFCGKTITEKEKLEKTFSTFHASQVLLQQQYRMREYTEYFDLVAALLVAEQNNELLIKNHQAQPTGTMPYPEINATTFNRGRGGFNRLKRRGGHVRSDVNNGHARFDGQNEGGYHGRNLFHGRNYFRGRGRG from the coding sequence ATGGATCAGTGGAACAAGTTACGGTTCCAAGATTACAAAACTCTCATTGCATATAATTCTGCTATGCACCAGATTACAGCAAAGCTAGAATTTTGTGGAAAAACTATAACtgaaaaagaaaagttggaaaaaaCTTTTTCAACTTTCCATGCATCTCAGGTATTATTGCAACAACAATATAGAATGAGGGAATACACTGAGTATTTTGATTTAGTTGCAGCTCTTCTGGTGGCAGAACAAAATAATGAGCTCCTTATAAAAAACCACCAGGCACAACCCACAGGGACAATGCCATATCCTGAAATTAATGCCACGACCTTTAATCGTGGGCGTGGTGGCTTTAATCGTCTTAAGAGACGTGGTGGTCATGTTCGTTCTGATGTTAATAATGGTCATGCTCGTTTTGATGGTCAAAATGAAGGAGGATATCATGGTCGAAACCTTTTCCACGGTCGAAACTATTTTCGTGGTAGAGGACGTGGATGA
- the LOC131634193 gene encoding ABA-responsive protein ABR18-like: protein MIPSKLFKAVVHDADVIVPNVVDSIKTVEIVEGNGGPGTVKKITFVEGGQTLYVLHKVEAIDDAKFEYNYTIVGGFGISDIVEKISFEAKLVEVEEGKAKGDALFKAIEGYVLANPNYN from the coding sequence ATGATACCATCTAAGTTATTCAAAGCTGTCGTGCATGATGCTGATGTCATCGTTCCAAATGTTGTTGATTCCATCAAAACTGTTGAAATCGTTGAAGGAAATGGTGGTCCTGGAACCGTCAAGAAGATCACTTTCGTCGAAGGAGGACAAACCTTGTATGTGTTGCACAAAGTTGAAGCCATTGATGATGCAAAGTTTGAATATAATTACACTATAGTTGGAGGTTTCGGTATATCGGACATAGTTGAGAAGATATCATTTGAGGCCAAATTGGTTGAAGTTGAGGAAGGCAAGGCTAAGGGAGATGCTCTTTTCAAAGCCATTGAAGGTTATGTTTTGGCAAATCCTAATTACAATTGA